From Sporolactobacillus pectinivorans:
TCTATAACCCGGTTTAGAACCAAAATTGACAATGAACACGCGTAATCGAAGCGACCTTGGAAGTGTTACCGAAAGCAGAATAAAATGTTATACAACTTAACACATTCAGCCAGAAGGGAATTTTACTATGTCGGAATCAGATATTACGAAAAGAGCAATTTCCCAAGCACTTGAGCACTTATGCCATAAAAAGCGTTTTGACAAGATTAGTATTTCCGACATTACTCAGGCCTGTGGTTTGAATCGACAGACTTTATATTATCATTTTGCCAATAAATATGACCTGCTGGATTGGACATACCGCCGTCTGTCATTCCACTATTTAGAGGAAGGCACGACGCTCGATAATTGGGATGAGCACGTTTTAGCGATGCTCGTCACCATCCAGTCCCACCGTGACTTTTATCGGAACACGACATCCAGTGATCCAAGCATTTTGGCAAATAGTTTTTCTGTAATCACTAATAAATTGTTTGCAGCGCTCATCAATCGTTTTGACTCGGAAAAACGCATTCAGGAAAGCGATGGTATATTTTATTCAAACTTTTTCTCTTATGGCTGCTGTGGTATTCTGCTTTCCTGGATTATGCATGGTTTTAAAGACTCTGCACAGACTATAGCGAACCAATTATTCCGCCTGGCAAAGGACGTCGAAATACTGGCATACCGCCTGCTGCAGGAAAAAAATCAAACCATCTGACATGTTCTCTAGACGATTTCATGATTTTGTCTGAAAATCACACAAATAGCGATAATTGCTGCATGTAGTTTTTCTCATACTGGTGTACATTGAAATCAAATCAGGGAGGGGTTATCGATGGTTAAAAAGAGAACAGGAATACTAGCGGCCGGTGCAGCGGTAATAGGTATCACCTATGCCGCAAAGAAGTGGCAGCAGAGTATAAAATCGATGAAGGAAAAAACTGCGGACGAGGA
This genomic window contains:
- a CDS encoding TetR/AcrR family transcriptional regulator, which gives rise to MSESDITKRAISQALEHLCHKKRFDKISISDITQACGLNRQTLYYHFANKYDLLDWTYRRLSFHYLEEGTTLDNWDEHVLAMLVTIQSHRDFYRNTTSSDPSILANSFSVITNKLFAALINRFDSEKRIQESDGIFYSNFFSYGCCGILLSWIMHGFKDSAQTIANQLFRLAKDVEILAYRLLQEKNQTI